The genomic region AGCACGTTGGCGCCAGATTTCAGCATCTTGGCCAGATGCACGCGATTGCGCTGCCCGCCCGAAAGCGTGCCCACCGGCTGCTGCTGATCGCCGCCCTTGAAGTTGAACGAGGAGGTATAGGCCCGCGAATTGACCTCGCGCTTGCCCAGCTTGATAATGTCGTTGCCGTCCGAGATTTCCTCCCAGACGCTCTTTTTGGGATCGAGGCTGTCGCGGCTCTGATCCACATAGCCCAGTTGCACCGTTTCTCCCACCGTGATCGAGCCGCTGTCGGGCTGTTCCTGCCCGGTAAGCATCTTGAACAGCGTGGACTTGCCCGCGCCGTTTGGCCCGATCACGCCCACGATACCACCCGGCGGCAGCTTGAAGCTCAGATCGTCGATCAACAGCCGGTCACCGAACCCCTTGGAGAGATTTTCAACGTCGATGACGTTCTGACCCAGGCGTTCGCCAGGCGGAATGATGATCTGCGCCGTCGAGGATTGCGTGCGCGCCTCGTTGATCTTGACCAGCTCGTCATAGGCCCGGATACGCGCCTTGGATTTGGTCTGCCGCGCCTGGGGCGACTGGCCCAGCCATTCCTTTTCGCGCTCCAGCACCTTGGAGCGCGCCGCGTCTTCGGCCTTCTCCTGCTTCAAACGCTTGGCCTTGGCATCGAGATAGGCGGTGTAATTGCCTTCGTACGGAATGCCCCGGCCGCGGTCGAGTTCAAGAATCCAGCCCGTGACATTGTCGAGGAAGTAACGGTCGTGGGTGATGATCAACACCGCGCCGGGATATTCGCGCAGGTGCTTTTCGAGCCATGCCGTGGTTTCGGCGTCCAGATGGTTGGTCGGTTCGTCGAGCAGCAGCAGATCGGGCTGGCTGAGCAGGAGCTGGCACAGCGCCACGCGGCGCTTTTCACCGCCCGAAAGATTGGTGACGTTCTCCCCGGCCGGCGGACAGCGCAGCGCGTCCATGGCCATCTCGACCTTGGAATCGAGATCCCAGAGGTTCTCGGCGTCGATCTGGTCCTGAAGCTTTGAGGCTTCGTCGGCCGTCTCGTCCGAATAGTTCATCATCAATTCGTTATAGCGGTCGAGGATCGCCTGCTTTTCCTTGACCCCGATCATGACGTTGCCCTTGACGTCGAGCATCTCGTCGAGCTGGGGCTCCTGCGGCAGATAGCCGACCGTCGCGCCGTCGGCGGCCCAGGCTTCGCCGGTGAACTCGGTATCGATCCCGGCCATGATTTTGAGAAGCGTGGACTTACCGGCGCCGTTCGGCCCCAGAATGCCGATCTTGGCATCGGGGTAGAACGAGAGGTTCATATTGTCGATGACCTTCTTGCCGCCCGAATAGGCCTTCGACATGCCGTGCATATGGTAGATGAATTGACGCGCCATAAAGCGAGAGCCTCTTGCAATTCTCTTGGGAAATCTTGGCGCCGTATGTAGGCCAAGCCGCGACGAGGCGCAATGGGAGGGACCTCGAACACGGGCGAGCAAAAGTGACCGACGACCACCGGCCTCGGTTGATGATTGGATAGACGGCATGGGGCGATGAACGCTCCGCACTGTATTTGTTAGTATGAAGCGATCATCGCCCCATGCGTCCGGGATTTTGGGCCTGGTCGTCCTCTCATGCTGGGGCCAATCCCCGCTGGCTTTCGCCAGTACACCCTCGGCCTTACCGTGGGCTGGCGCTGGGAACGTTTCTGCCTCCGCTGACGCGACCGCCAACGGACCCGAACCGATCCCGCCCAAACGTTCGTAGCGCTTGCGTCCATATGCGCGGGGTCGTGAGGGGGAGTATGGGGCAAGCGCAGGGGGCGGGGATAAGTTTTTGGCGCCGGTGTCTGTGGAAGCTCAGCGCCCCCCTCATCCCCGGCCCTTCTCCCACCAGAGGAGAAGGGGGCTCCTGGGGGAGCGTTAGGGCTGGGGCTCAGGGGCTGAGTGTACTGGATCCCGGCTCAAGGCCGGGATGACGGCTGGGGGTGGTGTGATGGTGGGGATAAGCAGTTGGGCTGCTGAAAACCTCGGTTGTGGAGCGGGGTGAGGGGGCGGGAGGCGGGGCTGTGCCCTGCCTCACCCCCACCGTGTCACCCCGGGCTTGACCCGGGGCGAGGTATGCGCGCCGTTTTCGGCTCTTGCGATGACGCAAGCTCAGCGCCCCCTCATCCCCGGCCCTTCTCCCACCAGGGGAGAAGGGGGCTCTTGGGGGAGCGTTGCGGCTTGGGCTCAGGCGCTGAGTGTACTGGATCCCGGCTCAAGGCCGGGATGACGGTGGTGGGGTGATGGTGGGGATAAGCAGTTGGGCTGCTGGAGACCTCGGCGGTGGAGCGTGGAGGGGTCCGGAGACGGGGCAGTGCCCTACCTCACCCCCAACGTGTCACCCCGGGCTTGACCCGGGGCAAGGTATGCGCGCCGTTCTCGGCTCTTGCGATGACGCAAGCTCAGCGCCCCCCTCATCCCCTGCCATTCGAGCGTAGCTCTCATGGCCTTCTCACCTCCAATCGTGCCACCGGCACGATTGGCCAAAGGACGGCTCGAAGTCTCCCACCAGGGAGAAGGGGGCTCTTGGGGCATGTTCTTGAGAGAAGCCAGGAGCGCTGTGCTGGTGTGTACCCCCGTTCCCTTCTCCCCTGGTGGGAGAAGGTGGCCGCGAAGCGGTCGGATGAGGGGGGGCTCGGCATATCAACGGGCACCGGCGGTGATTGGTGAAGCTCAGCGCACCCCTCATCCGTCTCGCCCTTTGGGCGATCCACCTTCTCCCTCAAGGGGAGAAGGGGTTCCCGGGGGAAGCGTTACGGCTGGGGCTCAGGCGCTGAGTGTACTGGATCCCGGCTCAAGGCCGGGATGACGGGTTGGTGGGTGATGGTGGGGATAAGCAGTTGGGTTGCTGGAGACCTTGGTGGTGGAGCGTGTTGAGGGCCGGAGGCGAGGCTGTGCCCTGCCTCAGCACCACCGTGTCACCCCGGGCTTGACCCGGGGCAAGGTATGCGCGCCGTTCTCGGCTCTTGCCATGACGCAAGCTCAGCGCCCCCCTCATCCCCGGCCATTCGAGCGTAGCTCTCATGGCCTTCTCACCTCCAATCGTGCCACCGGCACGATTGGCCAAAGGACGGTTCG from Pelagibacterium sp. 26DY04 harbors:
- the ettA gene encoding energy-dependent translational throttle protein EttA; amino-acid sequence: MARQFIYHMHGMSKAYSGGKKVIDNMNLSFYPDAKIGILGPNGAGKSTLLKIMAGIDTEFTGEAWAADGATVGYLPQEPQLDEMLDVKGNVMIGVKEKQAILDRYNELMMNYSDETADEASKLQDQIDAENLWDLDSKVEMAMDALRCPPAGENVTNLSGGEKRRVALCQLLLSQPDLLLLDEPTNHLDAETTAWLEKHLREYPGAVLIITHDRYFLDNVTGWILELDRGRGIPYEGNYTAYLDAKAKRLKQEKAEDAARSKVLEREKEWLGQSPQARQTKSKARIRAYDELVKINEARTQSSTAQIIIPPGERLGQNVIDVENLSKGFGDRLLIDDLSFKLPPGGIVGVIGPNGAGKSTLFKMLTGQEQPDSGSITVGETVQLGYVDQSRDSLDPKKSVWEEISDGNDIIKLGKREVNSRAYTSSFNFKGGDQQQPVGTLSGGQRNRVHLAKMLKSGANVLLLDEPTNDLDTETLAALEEALEEFAGCAVIISHDRMFLDRLATHILAFEGDSHVEWFEGNFQDYEADKVRRLGPDAVNPKRVSYKPLTR